The Magnetospirillum sp. 15-1 DNA window ACATCCACCCAGTTGCCCGAGCCGTCGCGCACCTGCTTGAACAGCGAAACCTTCACGCCGTCGGCGCGCAACGTGCGATCGAGAATGAAGACGTTGACCTTATAACGCTCGCTCGGCGTCTCGGGCAGCTGATACCAATCGGTGATGATGGTGCCGCCGAAGGCATCGGCCGTCGTAATGGGCATGAAGGAGACGGTGTCGAGCGACGCCCGCCACAGGAAGGCGTTGACGCCGATACCCACGCCTTCGTTGTCCGGCTTGCTCTTGCCGAACAGTCCTTCCGGCCCGAAGATGGTCTCGCGCTTTTCGTTGGACATGCGCGGCGCGGATTCGCCCTTTTCCTTGGTCGGATAGACCGCCTGGGATTCACCGCAGGCCGACAGCATCAGGGTCACACCGATCAGCGCCAGAGCGCCCAGGCCACCCACCGAAATCTTCCTCGTCATCACCGTCTTCACCCCGCCGCGCCGATGCGCCGCCTGTTGGCACGCGAAAATCCTCCGACGGCAGAGCCCCACCGTCGCGACAGGCAACAATGCTACGAGAGACGCCCGCCCTGCAAGCGGTAACGCCAAACGCCCCTGGATGCCCCTTGTGTTGCATCGATGCCACAGTGCGGAGTTTTCGATACAGCGGACGCCCCGCCTTGCTTGACTGTCATCACCGGCCATGGCGTGATGTCGACCGTTCGTTCATTTGGATAGCGGTTGCGGCCATTGGGGGTCGTCGTCGCAAGGCCAAAGAGAGGAGATACCATGAAGAAGATTCTTTGCGCCAGCACCGCGCTGGTTGCCGCCGGCATGTTGACCGCCGGCGCCGCTTCCGCCGCTGAGAAGATCAAGCTGAACGTCGGCGGCTACTCCAAGTGGTGGGTCGTTGGCGCCTGGCAGGAGAAGGAATTCCAGAACGGCAACAACGGCACCATCGGCGCCAGCGCCAACGGCGGCAGCGCCGGCGGCGTGCAGCGCCAGAACGTCGACGTCAAGGGCGACAACGAAGTCTGGTTCTCGGGCTCGACCGCTCTGGACAACGGC harbors:
- a CDS encoding DUF3576 domain-containing protein; the protein is MTRKISVGGLGALALIGVTLMLSACGESQAVYPTKEKGESAPRMSNEKRETIFGPEGLFGKSKPDNEGVGIGVNAFLWRASLDTVSFMPITTADAFGGTIITDWYQLPETPSERYKVNVFILDRTLRADGVKVSLFKQVRDGSGNWVDVRVDPKMAVDLENSILTRARQLRVVSTE